The following are encoded in a window of Panicum virgatum strain AP13 chromosome 5N, P.virgatum_v5, whole genome shotgun sequence genomic DNA:
- the LOC120673381 gene encoding uncharacterized protein LOC120673381, giving the protein MAAGGGGGGDIGADSERRLKKAMDKLYHFPKPKPSGPGGSKPSSSSAPAPSSGRPVGKAAAEAARRFGLVRGSRLPPQVTAMSAISPPPPCRPWDRADLMRRLGSFKAMTWFAKPKVISPVNCARRGWINIEPDVITCEACGARLLFSTPSSWTTQQVEKAAAVFSLKLDTGHKLLCPWIDNICDESLALFPPTPPPVLVENYYECFSSLLRLVALPRISCSSLEIMKKRSPQLEQFLSEPFSSSVVLKGRFVLTEDSTIKDLDDAFQDADTYYQALKIISLCGWEPRLLPYAIDCGTESHSDASSSPKLAQPQQISKTMEDRIILYSPNDANGARASADANREDQHYDPLSVVLDCQFCGACVALWPFSLVERPLQLFKLVSDSNGQDDKDNGHANVVCGVGHSKDANIGFNFTIAGGPPPTRQSFRPKVSFPVVSRHLKADLNSRGNSLSSGSDGHMVPVASKALGSMKRKRSTDQPDLLEGDTDDVDTSPIGAKSHQPGDNSEKSMPNPEVMNEQEQGGSHSDTDKYINMDGASNEKQPESSSPSRKSITSTDAALDQHGSEPRFPSVQGTNEEPSNGVTLAETHANNSRPTELSTVTKSLVNKEKGAYGPSEKQGLYDRMNEFDPIKQHRTFCPWVSPDISESLPGWRLTLTALLAQDKRYDGDSRGEVQIGLLDEEDDPLTSVRKLFMTPPPKRRRIQQSEKS; this is encoded by the exons AtggccgccggcggaggcggaggtggggACATCGGCGCCGACTCGGAGCGGCGCCTCAAGAAGGCCATGGACAAGCTCTACCACTTCCCCAAGCCCAAGCCCAGCGGCCCCGGCGGCTCCAAGCCTTCCTCCTCGTCGGCCCCGGCTCCAAG CTCCGGGAGGCCTGTGGGgaaggcagcggcggaggcggcgaggaggttCGGGCTGGTGCGCGGGTCGCGGCTCCCGCCGCAGGTGACGGCCATGTCGgcgatctcgccgccgccgccgtgccgcccctgGGACCGCGCCGACCTCATGCGCCGGCTCGGGTCATTCAAGGCGATGACCTGGTTCGCCAAGCCAAAG GTTATTAGTCCAGTTAACTGTGCTAGAAGAGGATGGATTAACATTGAGCCAGATGTTATAACATGTGAAGCTTGTGGCGCCCGGCTCCTGTTCTCCACTCCTTCCTCATGGACAACACAGCAAG TTGAAAAGGCTGCTGCTGTTTTCAGCCTGAAGCTGGACACTGGGCATAAACTTCTATGCCCATGGATTGATAATATATGTGATGAATCACTTGCCTTATTCCCACCGACGCCTCCTCCTGTTTTAGTTGAGAACTACTATGAGTGTTTCTCCTCTCTGCTGCGACTTGTAGCACTTCCAAGAATTTCGTGCTCTTCTCTGGAGATCATGAAAAAGAGGAGTCCACAGCTAGAGCAGTTCCTATCAGAACCATTCTCTTCATCAGTTGTCCTCAAAGGGCGATTTGTGCTTACTGAGGACTCTACAATTAAGGATTTGGATGATGCTTTTCAAGATGCTGACACATATTATCag GCACTGAAGATAATAAGTTTATGTGGATGGGAGCCCCGTCTACTTCCTTATGCTATTGACTGTGGAACTGAATCTCATTCGGATGCCAGCTCTAGCCCTAAATTGGCCCAACCACAGCAAATAAGTAAGACAATGGAGGATCGTATCATACTTTACTCACCTAATGATGCTAATGGTGCCCGAGCATCTGCAGATGCTAATCGAGAAGATCAGCATTATGATCCATTGTCAGTTGTTTTGGATTGCCAATTTTGTGGAGCATGTGTTGCCTTGTGGCCTTTTTCTCTTGTAGAACGACCTCTTCAACTCTTTAAGTTGGTTTCAGATTCTAATGGACAAGATGATAAGGACAATGGACATGCCAATGTAGTCTGTGGAGTAGGACATTCAAAGGATGCGAATATTGGCTTTAATTTCACCATTGCTGGTGGTCCTCCACCAACTAGACAGAGTTTCCGACCAAAAGTTTCATTTCCTGTTGTTAGTCGACATTTGAAAGCTGACTTGAACTCCCGTGGCAATTCGCTTTCCTCTGGAAGCGATGGCCACATGGTTCCTGTTGCTTCGAAGGCTTTAGGTTCCATGAAACGGAAAAGAAGCACGGATCAGCCTGATTTGTTGGAAGGTGATACCGATGATGTTGATACATCCCCCATAGGAGCAAAGTCACACCAGCCTGGGGATAATTCTGAAAAGAGCATGCCAAACCCGGAAGTGATGAATGAACAGGAACAAGGTGGTTCACATTCAGATACAGATAAGTATATTAATATGGATGGAGCTTCCAATGAAAAACAACCAGAATCAAGTTCTCCTTCAAGAAAAAGTATAACAAGCACAGATGCCGCACTTGATCAACATGGATCCGAACCTAGATTTCCATCAGTTCAGGGTACGAATGAAGAACCTTCTAATGGTGTGACCCTGGCAGAGACCCATGCCAACAATTCCAGGCCAACTGAGCTCAGCACAGTAACAAAATCATTAGTCAACAAGGAAAAAGGTGCATATGGGCCATCAG AAAAACAAGGATTGTATGACAGAATGAATGAGTTTGATCCTATCAAGCAGCACCGGACATTCTGCCCTTGGGTTTCCCCTGATATCAGTGAATCCTTGCCTGGATGGAGGCTGACTCTCACAGCATTACTTGCTCAGGACAAAAGATATGATGGAGACTCGCGAGGGGAGGTTCAGATTGGCCTTCTCGATGAG GAGGATGACCCTCTTACATCTGTTAGAAAGCTTTTCATGACACCACCTCCGAAAAGGCGGAGGATACAGCAATCAGAGAAGAGCTGA
- the LOC120673310 gene encoding uncharacterized protein LOC120673310 isoform X2 has translation MDPQLPAIRSRLFSPLHENNEKSVQVSAAMVCPKWKEGWNKGASCISESSGGKNNKIGLLPKKPGQCKAIVVTVQEPYHLFIGACFIWGHISICFVRKKDMTAQWCFRLLKLELLTAQ, from the exons ATGGATCCACAGCTACCCGCGATCCGTTCTCGCCTCTTCTCCCCTCTCCACGAGAACAATGAGAAATCAGTGCAAGTGTCTGCGGCGATGGTGTGCCCCAAGT GGAAGGAAGGCTGGAACAAGGGCGCCAGCTGCATAAGCGAAAGCAGCGGCGGCAAGAACAACAAGATCGGACTCCTCCCCAAGAAACCAGGTCAATG CAAGGCGATCGTTGTCACAGTTCAAGAACCTTATCATCTCTTTATTGGGGCATGTTTTATTTGGGGGCACATTAGTATTTGCTTTGTCAGGAAAAAAGATATGACTGCGCAATGGTGTTTCAGATTGTTGAAGCTTGAACTTTTGACTGCGCAATAG
- the LOC120673310 gene encoding uncharacterized protein LOC120673310 isoform X1 — MDPQLPAIRSRLFSPLHENNEKSVQVSAAMVCPKFYWILDARWEKLGKEGWNKGASCISESSGGKNNKIGLLPKKPGQCKAIVVTVQEPYHLFIGACFIWGHISICFVRKKDMTAQWCFRLLKLELLTAQ, encoded by the exons ATGGATCCACAGCTACCCGCGATCCGTTCTCGCCTCTTCTCCCCTCTCCACGAGAACAATGAGAAATCAGTGCAAGTGTCTGCGGCGATGGTGTGCCCCAAGT TTTATTGGATTTTGGATGCACGTTGGGAAAAGCTAGGGAAGGAAGGCTGGAACAAGGGCGCCAGCTGCATAAGCGAAAGCAGCGGCGGCAAGAACAACAAGATCGGACTCCTCCCCAAGAAACCAGGTCAATG CAAGGCGATCGTTGTCACAGTTCAAGAACCTTATCATCTCTTTATTGGGGCATGTTTTATTTGGGGGCACATTAGTATTTGCTTTGTCAGGAAAAAAGATATGACTGCGCAATGGTGTTTCAGATTGTTGAAGCTTGAACTTTTGACTGCGCAATAG
- the LOC120673310 gene encoding uncharacterized protein LOC120673310 isoform X4, which produces MDPQLPAIRSRLFSPLHENNEKSVQVSAAMVCPKWKEGWNKGASCISESSGGKNNKIGLLPKKPARRSLSQFKNLIISLLGHVLFGGTLVFALSGKKI; this is translated from the exons ATGGATCCACAGCTACCCGCGATCCGTTCTCGCCTCTTCTCCCCTCTCCACGAGAACAATGAGAAATCAGTGCAAGTGTCTGCGGCGATGGTGTGCCCCAAGT GGAAGGAAGGCTGGAACAAGGGCGCCAGCTGCATAAGCGAAAGCAGCGGCGGCAAGAACAACAAGATCGGACTCCTCCCCAAGAAACCAG CAAGGCGATCGTTGTCACAGTTCAAGAACCTTATCATCTCTTTATTGGGGCATGTTTTATTTGGGGGCACATTAGTATTTGCTTTGTCAGGAAAAAAGATATGA
- the LOC120673310 gene encoding uncharacterized protein LOC120673310 isoform X3, translated as MDPQLPAIRSRLFSPLHENNEKSVQVSAAMVCPKFYWILDARWEKLGKEGWNKGASCISESSGGKNNKIGLLPKKPARRSLSQFKNLIISLLGHVLFGGTLVFALSGKKI; from the exons ATGGATCCACAGCTACCCGCGATCCGTTCTCGCCTCTTCTCCCCTCTCCACGAGAACAATGAGAAATCAGTGCAAGTGTCTGCGGCGATGGTGTGCCCCAAGT TTTATTGGATTTTGGATGCACGTTGGGAAAAGCTAGGGAAGGAAGGCTGGAACAAGGGCGCCAGCTGCATAAGCGAAAGCAGCGGCGGCAAGAACAACAAGATCGGACTCCTCCCCAAGAAACCAG CAAGGCGATCGTTGTCACAGTTCAAGAACCTTATCATCTCTTTATTGGGGCATGTTTTATTTGGGGGCACATTAGTATTTGCTTTGTCAGGAAAAAAGATATGA
- the LOC120673311 gene encoding bidirectional sugar transporter SWEET6b-like, whose product MISADAARNVVGIIGNVISFGLFLSPVPTFYRICKAKDVEEFKADPYLATLLNCMLWVFYGIPIVHPNSILVVTINGIGLVIEAAYLIIFFIYSDNKKRKRAFAVLAVEIVFMVIVVVSVLLTAHTHEKRSMIVGILCVIFGAMMYASPLTVMGNVIKTKSVEYMPFFLSLVSFLNGVCWTAYALIRFDLYVTIPNALGAFFGAVQLILYACYYKSTPKKEKNVELPTVVSGNVRGGAGGNVSVTVER is encoded by the exons ATGATCTCCGCCGACGCGGCCCGCAACGTCGTCGGCATCATCG GCAATGTCATCTCCTTCGGCCTCTTCCTCTCCCCAGT GCCGACGTTCTACCGGATCTGCAAGGCCAAGGACGTGGAGGAGTTCAAGGCGGACCCCTACCTGGCCACGCTGCTCAACTGCATGCTCTGGGTCTTCTACGGCATCCCCATCGTCCACCCCAACAGCATCCTCGTCGTCACCATCAACGGCATCGGGCTCGTCATAGAGGCCGCGTacctcatcatcttcttcatctacAGCGACAACAAGAAGCGC AAGAGGGCGTTCGCCGTCCTGGCCGTGGAGATTGTGTTCATGGTCATCGTGGTGGTCTCGGTGCTCCTGACCGCGCACACCCACGAGAAGCGCTCCATGATCGTCGGCATCCTCTGCGTCATCTTCGGCGCGATGATGTACGCCTCCCCGCTCACCGTCATG GGGAACGTTATCAAGACCAAGAGCGTTGAGTACATGCCCTTCTTCCTGTCGCTggtgagcttcctcaacggcGTCTGCTGGACAGCCTACGCCCTCATCCGCTTCGACCTCTACGTCACG ATCCCCAACGCCCTCGGCGCCTTCTTCGGCGCGGTCCAGCTGATCCTCTACGCCTGCTACTACAAGTCCACccccaagaaggagaagaacgTGGAGCTGCCCACCGTCGTCTCCGGCaacgtccgcggcggcgccggcggcaacgTCTCCGTCACCGTTGAGCGATAG